A section of the Subtercola frigoramans genome encodes:
- a CDS encoding NUDIX hydrolase family protein, with translation MSVRTPDPNPGWLSDQELDDIRRRLPLLYVEAVPVRVDGLGQVTEVGVLLRVSKSGTMTRTIVSGRVMYGETLRDALFRHLEKDLGPMAFPQLPTSPIPFSVAEYFPLPGVSSFTDDRQHAVSLAYVIPVTGTCDPRQDALELTWMTPEEAASDAIHAEMEGGRGALLRAALASVGKLH, from the coding sequence ATGAGCGTTCGCACCCCTGACCCGAACCCCGGCTGGTTGAGCGACCAGGAGCTTGACGACATCAGGCGCCGCTTGCCGTTGCTCTACGTCGAGGCGGTGCCTGTACGCGTCGATGGGCTCGGCCAGGTGACCGAGGTCGGCGTGCTGCTTCGCGTGTCGAAGAGTGGCACCATGACGCGCACCATCGTCTCTGGCCGGGTCATGTATGGCGAGACGCTGCGCGACGCGCTCTTTCGCCACCTCGAGAAGGATCTGGGGCCGATGGCGTTCCCGCAGCTGCCGACGAGCCCGATCCCGTTCTCGGTCGCCGAGTACTTCCCGCTGCCGGGTGTCTCCTCCTTCACAGATGATCGGCAGCACGCCGTCTCCTTGGCGTACGTGATCCCGGTCACCGGCACCTGTGATCCGAGGCAGGATGCCCTGGAGCTCACCTGGATGACCCCGGAAGAGGCGGCGAGCGATGCCATCCACGCCGAGATGGAAGGCGGGCGCGGCGCCCTGCTGCGTGCGGCGCTCGCCTCGGTGGGCAAGCTGCACTAG
- a CDS encoding nucleoside hydrolase: MTAVKVLLDVDTGVDDALAILFAVAHPGIELLGVSCVAGNAALPQVVENTLRVLDAAGAPDVPVAGGASRPLINPTRDASHVHGADGLGGIELPATARTTHSVDGRPVGAVEMMRMLLVASPEPVTIVALAPQTNLALLLRTYPEIAPKIERVLFMGGSASIGNATAVAEFNVWHDPEAAAIVLDSGIQTLMYGLDVFNHVAVDQETAAELLTSPSRAVRLAGALIGHRMGVGANHEPVYTGLLGDAGALCALVDPDALRIERRPVYVELSGATRGQTVVDRRVFPGEDSLHGLTAATGLTDVALGVDAPRFVDLYLRTIATLA, encoded by the coding sequence ATGACAGCTGTCAAGGTTCTGCTCGACGTCGACACGGGCGTGGATGACGCCCTCGCGATACTGTTCGCCGTCGCCCACCCCGGCATCGAACTGCTGGGCGTGAGCTGCGTGGCCGGAAATGCCGCGCTGCCGCAGGTCGTCGAGAACACGCTGCGGGTACTCGATGCGGCGGGAGCGCCTGATGTGCCCGTCGCGGGCGGGGCGAGCAGGCCCCTGATCAACCCGACCCGCGATGCCTCGCACGTACACGGGGCCGACGGGCTCGGCGGGATCGAGCTGCCTGCCACCGCACGCACGACCCACTCCGTCGACGGCCGGCCCGTTGGTGCCGTCGAGATGATGCGCATGCTCCTCGTCGCGAGCCCCGAGCCGGTCACGATCGTTGCCCTTGCGCCCCAGACCAACCTGGCACTGCTGCTGCGCACGTACCCTGAGATCGCGCCGAAGATCGAACGCGTGCTGTTCATGGGCGGTTCAGCGAGCATCGGGAACGCCACCGCCGTGGCCGAGTTCAATGTGTGGCACGACCCGGAGGCCGCTGCGATCGTGCTCGATTCGGGCATCCAGACCCTCATGTACGGGCTCGACGTCTTCAATCACGTGGCCGTCGACCAGGAGACGGCAGCAGAGCTGCTCACGAGCCCGTCTCGGGCGGTCCGGCTGGCTGGCGCACTGATCGGGCACCGCATGGGCGTCGGCGCGAACCACGAGCCGGTCTACACGGGGCTTCTCGGTGACGCCGGGGCGCTGTGTGCGCTCGTCGATCCGGATGCCCTGCGAATCGAGCGCCGGCCGGTCTACGTCGAGCTTTCCGGAGCCACCCGCGGCCAGACGGTTGTCGACCGCAGGGTGTTCCCGGGCGAAGATTCGCTGCACGGCCTCACGGCGGCAACCGGCCTCACCGACGTCGCCCTCGGCGTGGATGCGCCGCGCTTCGTGGACCTGTACCTGCGCACCATCGCGACCCTGGCCTGA
- a CDS encoding DEAD/DEAH box helicase: MQTDTRTPHSSIADSKPVPDFATLGVPAPIVAKLTADGILSPFPIQVDTLPDTLAGRDVLGRGKTGSGKTLAFSIPMIARLSGALAGGKRRPGRPLGLILAPTRELATQISAVLQPLADAYGLKSTTIFGGVSQQRQVAALKAGVDVVVACPGRLEDLMKQGFVSLDAVEITVLDEADHMADLGFLPVVTRILSKTPENGQRLLFSATLDNGVDKIVNRFLHNEVLHSVDEANSPVAAMTHHVFEVNDAEAKTALVKKLSSGTGRRILFMRTKHHAKKLARQLIEAGIPAVDLHGNLSQVARDRNLAAFSAGDVSVLVATDVAARGVHVDDIELVIHVDPPAEHKAYLHRSGRTARAGSEGDVVTIILPAQRKDLDQLMRKAAISVAVERVALDSPSVDALVGEVAAYVKPSDAPVTLTGGGRAFGGGNGGNGGGGRSRQGGNSRGAGGGQGGSQGANAQRKRALRDGSAPAAGSGNGGTRRPQGAGAGSRSGGSTTAWSSSTGSAGATSAPRVRRSAPRRAQG; this comes from the coding sequence ATGCAAACTGACACCCGCACCCCTCACTCCTCAATTGCCGACTCCAAGCCCGTGCCCGACTTCGCCACCCTCGGTGTTCCTGCCCCGATCGTCGCCAAGCTGACGGCTGACGGCATTCTGTCGCCGTTCCCCATCCAGGTCGACACCCTGCCTGACACTCTGGCTGGGCGCGACGTGCTCGGCCGAGGCAAGACCGGCTCTGGCAAGACGCTCGCCTTCTCGATTCCGATGATCGCCCGCCTCTCTGGCGCGCTCGCCGGTGGCAAGCGTCGCCCGGGTCGCCCGCTCGGCCTCATTCTCGCGCCGACCCGCGAGCTCGCCACGCAGATCTCCGCGGTTCTCCAGCCGCTCGCTGACGCCTACGGTTTGAAGTCGACGACCATCTTCGGTGGCGTCTCGCAGCAGCGCCAGGTCGCGGCCCTCAAGGCCGGTGTCGACGTCGTTGTCGCCTGCCCCGGCCGCCTCGAAGACCTCATGAAGCAGGGCTTCGTGTCACTCGACGCCGTCGAGATCACCGTGCTCGACGAGGCCGACCACATGGCCGACCTGGGCTTCCTGCCTGTCGTCACGCGCATCCTGTCGAAGACGCCCGAGAACGGGCAGCGGCTGCTGTTCTCTGCGACCCTCGACAACGGCGTGGACAAGATCGTCAACCGCTTCCTGCACAACGAGGTCCTGCACTCCGTCGACGAGGCCAACTCGCCGGTCGCTGCCATGACCCACCACGTGTTCGAGGTCAACGACGCCGAGGCGAAGACCGCCCTCGTCAAGAAGCTTTCTTCGGGCACCGGCCGCCGCATTCTGTTCATGCGCACCAAGCACCACGCCAAGAAGCTCGCGCGGCAGCTCATCGAGGCCGGAATCCCGGCCGTCGACCTGCACGGCAACCTCTCGCAGGTCGCCCGTGACCGCAACCTCGCCGCGTTCAGCGCTGGCGACGTGAGCGTTCTCGTCGCGACCGACGTCGCCGCGCGTGGTGTGCACGTGGACGACATCGAACTCGTCATCCACGTCGACCCGCCGGCCGAGCACAAGGCCTACCTGCACCGCTCGGGCCGCACGGCACGCGCTGGCAGCGAGGGCGACGTGGTCACGATCATCCTGCCCGCACAGCGCAAGGATCTCGACCAGCTCATGCGCAAGGCAGCGATCTCCGTCGCCGTCGAGCGTGTTGCACTCGACTCCCCTTCGGTCGATGCACTGGTGGGCGAAGTCGCAGCATATGTGAAGCCTTCGGATGCCCCGGTCACCCTCACCGGTGGCGGGCGTGCATTCGGCGGCGGTAATGGCGGCAATGGCGGCGGCGGGCGTTCGCGCCAGGGCGGCAACTCCCGCGGCGCAGGCGGCGGCCAGGGCGGATCGCAGGGCGCGAATGCCCAGCGCAAGCGCGCCCTCCGCGACGGTTCAGCTCCGGCCGCAGGCTCGGGCAACGGTGGAACACGCCGCCCGCAGGGCGCCGGTGCCGGCAGCCGCAGCGGTGGCTCCACCACCGCATGGTCGAGCTCGACGGGCAGCGCCGGAGCCACCTCGGCTCCCCGCGTTCGCCGTTCGGCTCCGCGCCGCGCGCAGGGCTGA
- a CDS encoding glycosyltransferase family 39 protein has translation MSASTASPPAAPGAAAASSATGSMPIGAVPHGAVPQGSQPATVGRSSGGRSRIGRIVFGDRTAPSWARPSLIALLLVTALLYLWNLSDSAYANTFYAAAVEAGSKSWKALFFGSLDSSNFITVDKPPASLWVMGISARLFGLSSWSLLVPQVLMGVASVALLFGAVRRSLVAVGPKLSVVGGLLAGTILAVTPAAALMFRFDNPDALLTLLMTAAGYFVVRALPKASWKWLALAGVALGFAFLTKMLQGLLVLPAFGFVYLLAAPTALWKRFVHLLVAAGALAVAAGWWVLAVALWPTDARPYIGGSTNNTVLDLVFGYNGFGRLFGGSGGGGGQSSGASGSSFGGATGLQRLFSSEMGLEISWLLPAALVALVLGLIVTRKGGRSNPLRAGLVLWGGWLLVTGLVFSYMSGTVHPYYTVALAPAIGGLVALGGVALWRARNTWLGRLGLAVMIAGSGAWSFVLLSENADWLPWLRWVLLVGSVLSALALVVGAVARLRRMTVVAVLAGTLFALGGSGAYAVATASVAHGGSIPTVGSSSSMTMGGGGAPGGTAGGAGGGTAPSGLASGAGTPPSGTAGGTPPAGASGTGTTSTGTADSAATGSAAADSAAEGQAGASTTASSEALDALLSATTNRWAAAVDGSQSAATLELNSGTAVMAIGGWSSDPTPTLAEFQAYVAAGDVGYYVVSGQGGGGAVGGGTSTASAIETWVTSTFAATTVGGTTVYDLTAG, from the coding sequence GTGTCTGCTTCAACAGCGTCTCCTCCGGCAGCTCCCGGCGCGGCTGCAGCTTCTTCGGCGACCGGCTCGATGCCAATCGGTGCTGTGCCGCACGGTGCTGTGCCGCAGGGTTCACAGCCGGCGACCGTCGGCCGATCATCCGGTGGCCGCAGCCGGATCGGGCGAATCGTGTTCGGCGACCGAACCGCCCCCTCCTGGGCACGGCCGAGCCTGATCGCCCTGCTGCTCGTGACCGCCCTGCTCTACCTCTGGAACCTGAGCGACAGCGCCTACGCCAACACCTTCTACGCCGCCGCCGTCGAGGCCGGGTCGAAGAGCTGGAAGGCCCTGTTCTTCGGGTCTCTCGACTCGTCGAACTTCATCACCGTCGACAAGCCGCCCGCCTCACTCTGGGTGATGGGCATCTCGGCGCGACTCTTCGGGTTATCGAGCTGGAGCCTGCTGGTGCCGCAGGTGCTGATGGGCGTGGCGTCGGTGGCGCTGCTCTTCGGCGCGGTGAGGCGCAGCCTGGTCGCGGTGGGCCCGAAGCTCAGCGTTGTAGGCGGCCTGCTCGCCGGCACGATCCTGGCGGTCACCCCCGCTGCCGCGCTGATGTTCCGTTTCGACAACCCGGATGCACTGCTCACCCTGCTCATGACGGCGGCCGGCTACTTCGTGGTTCGCGCACTGCCGAAGGCGAGCTGGAAGTGGCTCGCGCTGGCCGGCGTCGCCCTCGGGTTCGCCTTTCTCACCAAGATGCTGCAGGGCCTGCTGGTGCTGCCCGCGTTCGGCTTCGTCTACCTGCTCGCGGCACCGACCGCGCTCTGGAAGCGGTTCGTGCACCTCCTGGTGGCCGCCGGCGCGCTCGCCGTCGCGGCCGGCTGGTGGGTACTCGCCGTTGCGCTCTGGCCGACGGATGCCCGGCCGTACATCGGCGGATCGACGAACAACACCGTGCTCGACCTCGTCTTCGGGTACAACGGTTTCGGCCGGCTGTTCGGTGGTTCGGGCGGCGGGGGTGGCCAGAGCTCCGGGGCCTCCGGTTCGAGCTTTGGTGGGGCGACCGGGCTGCAGCGCCTGTTCAGCAGCGAGATGGGGCTCGAGATCTCGTGGCTCCTGCCGGCAGCTCTTGTCGCACTCGTGCTGGGGCTCATCGTCACTCGCAAGGGCGGCCGGTCGAATCCGCTTCGCGCCGGACTGGTTCTCTGGGGCGGCTGGCTGCTCGTGACAGGTCTCGTCTTCAGCTACATGAGCGGCACGGTGCACCCGTACTACACGGTCGCACTGGCACCCGCCATCGGCGGGCTCGTCGCCCTCGGCGGTGTTGCCCTCTGGAGAGCTCGCAACACCTGGCTCGGGCGGCTCGGCCTCGCGGTCATGATCGCCGGCTCCGGCGCCTGGTCGTTCGTGCTTCTCTCTGAGAACGCCGACTGGCTGCCGTGGCTCCGCTGGGTGCTGCTGGTGGGTTCCGTGCTCTCGGCACTGGCCCTGGTGGTCGGTGCGGTGGCCAGGCTGCGACGGATGACCGTGGTCGCCGTTCTCGCGGGCACCCTCTTCGCCCTCGGCGGCTCGGGGGCCTACGCTGTGGCGACCGCGTCGGTGGCCCACGGTGGCTCGATCCCGACTGTCGGGTCGTCGAGCTCGATGACAATGGGTGGCGGCGGCGCCCCTGGCGGAACGGCGGGCGGCGCTGGAGGCGGGACTGCGCCGAGCGGCCTGGCTTCGGGTGCTGGCACTCCCCCGAGCGGAACCGCGGGCGGAACGCCGCCTGCCGGAGCTTCCGGCACGGGCACCACCTCGACCGGCACCGCGGATTCTGCAGCAACGGGCTCTGCAGCAGCGGATTCTGCAGCAGAAGGGCAGGCCGGAGCATCCACCACCGCCTCGTCAGAAGCGCTCGATGCACTGCTCTCAGCGACAACGAACCGCTGGGCTGCCGCCGTCGACGGTTCGCAATCGGCAGCGACGCTCGAATTGAATTCGGGCACCGCTGTGATGGCGATCGGCGGCTGGAGCAGCGACCCCACCCCGACACTCGCGGAGTTCCAGGCGTACGTGGCCGCCGGGGACGTCGGCTACTACGTCGTCAGCGGGCAGGGCGGAGGAGGTGCGGTTGGCGGCGGCACCAGCACAGCGAGTGCGATCGAGACGTGGGTGACGTCGACGTTCGCGGCCACCACGGTCGGCGGCACGACGGTCTACGACCTGACGGCGGGCTGA
- a CDS encoding DUF1684 domain-containing protein: MGTDGVVRAPSAAAAIEVADWRRRVFDIYAEVRRLSIDDVVGAHSHWCAARNELFATHPQTPLLPEDRAGFSGLPVATYDPAWRFDVELVAPAEPAGFDFATGTDGVVPFELIGRAEIGGVGVLDVWRLKSYGGGIFVPVRDGLAGLRGGTYGGGRYLLDTIKGAHLGEGSGTGSLVLDFNFAYNPSCAYDPAWACPLAPLGNRVQATIPVGELYS; this comes from the coding sequence GTGGGCACTGACGGCGTTGTGCGCGCCCCATCGGCCGCCGCCGCGATCGAGGTCGCCGACTGGCGCCGCCGGGTATTCGACATCTACGCCGAGGTGCGACGCCTCAGCATCGACGACGTCGTGGGTGCGCATTCGCACTGGTGTGCCGCGCGCAACGAGCTCTTCGCCACACACCCGCAGACACCCCTGCTGCCGGAGGATCGTGCAGGTTTCTCCGGACTGCCGGTAGCGACCTACGACCCAGCATGGCGGTTCGATGTCGAACTGGTTGCCCCGGCAGAGCCTGCAGGGTTCGACTTCGCGACGGGCACCGACGGCGTCGTGCCGTTCGAGTTGATCGGCCGCGCCGAGATCGGTGGCGTCGGCGTGCTCGACGTCTGGCGACTGAAGTCGTACGGGGGCGGCATCTTCGTGCCCGTGCGCGACGGGCTTGCCGGGCTGAGAGGCGGCACCTACGGTGGTGGCCGGTACCTGCTCGACACCATCAAGGGTGCCCATCTGGGCGAGGGTTCGGGGACGGGCTCGCTCGTGCTCGACTTCAATTTCGCCTACAACCCCTCGTGCGCCTACGACCCGGCGTGGGCGTGCCCGCTGGCTCCGCTCGGCAACCGGGTGCAGGCGACTATCCCCGTCGGCGAACTGTACTCGTGA
- a CDS encoding DUF427 domain-containing protein has product MKAVVNGTVIAEAPKEDLISIEGNWYFPPASLNVELLAKSDTPYTCPWKGECQYFNVVEGGTTLKDRAWSYPNPYPSAFDRVGKDFTNYVAFWKEVSVVE; this is encoded by the coding sequence ATGAAGGCAGTAGTCAACGGCACCGTGATCGCCGAAGCTCCGAAAGAAGACCTCATCTCCATCGAGGGCAACTGGTACTTCCCCCCGGCGAGCCTGAACGTCGAACTGCTCGCCAAGAGCGACACCCCGTACACCTGCCCCTGGAAGGGCGAATGCCAGTACTTCAACGTGGTCGAAGGTGGCACGACGCTGAAAGATCGTGCGTGGAGCTACCCGAACCCGTACCCCTCTGCGTTCGATCGTGTGGGCAAGGACTTCACCAACTACGTCGCCTTCTGGAAAGAGGTCTCCGTCGTCGAGTGA
- a CDS encoding zinc-dependent alcohol dehydrogenase family protein gives MKALVYKGPGQKSWEEVPNPVLKAPTDVIVKMVATTICGTDLHILKGDVPEVSAGRILGHEGIGVITEIGEGVTQLAVGDKVILACVSSCGRCSNCRKGLYSHCEDPEGIAGIGWIFGYMIDGTQAEYVRVPFAENSVYKVPEGVTDAEGILLSDILPTGFEIGVQYGHVAPGDVVAVIGSGPVGLSAVMTARLYGPSKIIAIDLDDARLKRAADFGATNTVNSGDADWKEQVLALTDGQGVDVAIEAVGIPNTFTMCTQIVRPGGHVANVGVHGKSVDLALNELWIKNIDISTGLVNTNTLGMLLKLVAEHKLPAEKFVTHEFGFDQVLDAYEVFGNAAQHDALKVLIH, from the coding sequence ATGAAGGCGCTCGTCTACAAAGGTCCAGGCCAGAAGAGCTGGGAAGAAGTGCCGAACCCGGTGCTGAAAGCACCGACCGATGTGATCGTGAAGATGGTCGCGACGACAATTTGCGGCACCGACCTCCACATTCTCAAGGGTGACGTGCCTGAAGTCAGCGCCGGGCGCATCCTCGGTCACGAGGGCATCGGTGTGATCACCGAGATCGGCGAGGGCGTCACGCAGCTGGCTGTGGGGGACAAGGTGATCCTGGCGTGTGTCAGTTCGTGCGGCCGGTGTTCGAACTGCCGCAAGGGCCTTTACAGCCACTGCGAAGATCCCGAAGGAATCGCGGGTATCGGCTGGATCTTCGGCTACATGATCGATGGCACCCAGGCGGAGTACGTGCGGGTTCCGTTTGCCGAGAACTCGGTCTACAAGGTGCCGGAGGGTGTCACGGATGCCGAGGGAATCCTTCTCTCCGACATTCTGCCGACCGGGTTCGAGATCGGCGTTCAGTACGGTCACGTTGCCCCCGGCGATGTCGTTGCCGTCATCGGGTCGGGCCCTGTCGGTCTCTCTGCCGTCATGACGGCACGACTCTATGGCCCCTCCAAGATCATCGCGATCGACCTCGATGACGCCAGGCTCAAGCGTGCCGCGGATTTCGGTGCGACGAACACGGTCAACTCCGGCGATGCCGACTGGAAGGAACAGGTTCTGGCCCTCACCGACGGGCAGGGGGTCGATGTCGCGATCGAAGCGGTGGGCATCCCGAACACCTTCACGATGTGCACCCAGATCGTTCGCCCCGGCGGCCATGTGGCCAACGTCGGTGTGCACGGTAAGTCGGTCGACCTCGCCCTCAACGAACTCTGGATCAAGAACATCGACATCTCGACGGGCCTCGTGAACACGAACACCCTCGGCATGCTGCTGAAGCTCGTCGCCGAACACAAGTTGCCCGCCGAGAAGTTCGTCACCCACGAGTTCGGGTTCGACCAGGTGCTCGACGCCTATGAGGTCTTCGGCAATGCGGCCCAGCACGACGCCCTGAAGGTGCTCATCCACTGA
- a CDS encoding TetR family transcriptional regulator, which yields MGRWMPEAGERLERAAFELFLEHGFAETTVPQITARAGLTTRTFFRYFSDKREVLFSFDEQLPHIIAEVMAEAPPELTPLAIIGHSLDTIATNQLAGQQHYLRAHRAIVESDDGLRERALRKQAIMIEAVETGFRERGLDELTARLSARLAVTVFSVSVERCLDLNDDQPLTEILHDTLGRLVALASEPAILPEVRRL from the coding sequence ATGGGACGATGGATGCCCGAAGCGGGCGAACGGCTGGAACGCGCGGCGTTCGAGCTTTTCCTTGAGCATGGTTTCGCTGAGACGACCGTTCCCCAGATCACCGCGCGTGCAGGCCTCACCACCCGCACGTTCTTCCGGTATTTCAGCGACAAACGTGAAGTGCTGTTCAGCTTCGACGAGCAGCTGCCCCACATCATTGCGGAGGTCATGGCCGAGGCCCCGCCCGAATTGACCCCACTCGCCATAATCGGCCACAGTCTCGACACCATCGCCACGAATCAACTCGCGGGCCAGCAGCACTACCTTCGAGCTCATCGAGCAATTGTGGAGTCGGACGACGGTCTTCGAGAGCGGGCGCTTCGCAAGCAGGCGATCATGATCGAGGCGGTCGAGACCGGCTTTCGCGAGCGGGGTCTCGACGAACTCACGGCCCGGCTCAGCGCCCGTCTCGCAGTGACGGTCTTCAGCGTCTCGGTCGAGCGCTGCCTCGATCTGAATGATGACCAACCCTTGACCGAGATCCTGCACGACACCTTGGGCAGGCTCGTCGCCCTGGCTTCTGAGCCGGCAATTCTGCCGGAGGTAAGACGCCTGTAA
- a CDS encoding zinc-binding alcohol dehydrogenase family protein translates to MATITVDSVNRRAGRIVFVPEPAAAPDGVPNSREAHRALWLSSAGASMLLLDAPTHTPRADEVVVRARAIAVNPIDAMGGIARRVVLPWLTYPAVIGSDVAGEIVAVGSSVSGLNVGDRVVGYAVGIERSRNSAEGAFQTHVVLLARLVSRLPETIPFADACVLPMGVTTAAAGLFEHDQLALELPVACATPRHQSVLVFGGATSVGMNAIQLAHGAGYSVLATASRSNFELLERLGASVVVDYHDPDVVEQIIHHLSGQQLAGTIAVASGSLRQAIAVNASPTVVGTRRVASAHPTPVTRMRAVLARRQKIRVSAIWGGNPKDTPVGPAVWNDFLPDALASGTYSTSPSAVIVGHGLEAVPQALDRLRQGARAQKFVVTL, encoded by the coding sequence ATGGCGACGATCACCGTCGACTCGGTCAACAGGAGAGCAGGGCGGATCGTCTTCGTTCCTGAGCCAGCCGCTGCGCCCGACGGCGTGCCGAACTCCCGCGAGGCACACCGCGCCCTCTGGCTGAGTTCAGCAGGAGCATCCATGCTGCTGCTGGATGCCCCCACCCACACGCCGCGCGCGGACGAGGTCGTCGTGCGAGCGAGGGCCATCGCTGTCAACCCGATCGACGCCATGGGCGGCATCGCCCGGCGTGTCGTGCTCCCGTGGCTGACGTATCCCGCCGTCATCGGTTCGGATGTCGCGGGCGAAATCGTTGCCGTCGGCTCCTCCGTCTCCGGTCTGAACGTGGGCGACCGGGTGGTCGGCTACGCGGTCGGCATCGAGCGCAGTCGCAACAGCGCGGAAGGGGCCTTCCAGACGCACGTGGTTCTGCTCGCGAGACTGGTATCGCGCCTACCGGAGACGATCCCGTTCGCCGACGCCTGCGTCTTGCCGATGGGAGTCACGACCGCCGCCGCGGGCCTCTTCGAACACGACCAGCTCGCCCTCGAGCTGCCTGTCGCCTGCGCGACGCCGCGCCACCAGAGTGTTCTTGTCTTCGGTGGTGCGACGAGCGTCGGGATGAACGCGATCCAGCTTGCGCATGGCGCCGGATACAGCGTGCTGGCCACCGCCTCGCGGAGCAACTTCGAACTGCTCGAGAGACTCGGCGCGTCGGTGGTGGTGGACTACCACGACCCCGATGTCGTGGAGCAGATCATCCATCATCTCTCGGGGCAGCAGCTCGCGGGAACCATAGCCGTTGCCAGCGGCTCGCTGCGCCAGGCGATCGCGGTCAATGCTTCACCGACGGTGGTCGGAACGCGGCGCGTTGCTTCGGCACACCCCACGCCGGTGACGCGGATGCGTGCCGTTCTCGCACGACGCCAAAAGATCCGGGTCTCGGCGATCTGGGGCGGCAACCCGAAAGACACGCCAGTCGGCCCCGCGGTCTGGAACGATTTTCTACCCGACGCACTTGCGAGCGGAACCTACTCGACCTCACCCAGCGCGGTCATCGTGGGTCATGGATTGGAAGCCGTCCCGCAGGCGCTTGACCGACTCCGACAGGGCGCTCGAGCCCAGAAGTTCGTCGTCACGCTGTAA
- a CDS encoding DNA-3-methyladenine glycosylase family protein codes for MTEPTTGRRNASRTTRQKILGPWSIETSKRFWEGFAPSALGTQGAVGEIRAAFLSDHDWTRVEAVITQDFDMATIIVAGPGDLDAASAQVRRFLSLDIDAREWPEVGVRDPVMADAQLQLPGFRPCGFYSPYEAAVWSVLSQRIQMRQAAVIKANLAEQYGENGVFPSPTVLRGLSLTLPGRKLEYLHSVADAALDGRLSGEHLRGLDAAHALEEVQKIRGLGPFAAELIVVRGANSPDVLPQNEARLLTIMAKLYGPDESPERIAEAWRPFRSWAAVHLRALGAGRRIGRRADDERDGDDHRRLGQQESRADRLRS; via the coding sequence ATGACCGAACCCACGACCGGCCGGCGCAACGCGAGCCGAACCACCCGTCAGAAGATCCTGGGCCCCTGGTCCATCGAGACCAGCAAGCGCTTCTGGGAGGGTTTTGCGCCATCGGCACTGGGCACACAGGGGGCTGTCGGCGAGATCCGGGCGGCGTTCCTCAGCGATCATGACTGGACCCGGGTCGAGGCAGTGATCACTCAGGACTTCGACATGGCGACCATCATCGTAGCCGGCCCCGGAGACCTCGACGCAGCTTCCGCTCAGGTCCGTCGCTTTCTCTCTCTCGACATCGATGCCAGAGAGTGGCCAGAGGTGGGCGTGCGCGACCCCGTCATGGCGGATGCCCAGCTCCAGCTGCCCGGATTCCGGCCCTGTGGTTTCTACTCCCCCTATGAGGCTGCCGTCTGGAGCGTTCTGAGCCAGCGTATCCAGATGCGGCAGGCCGCCGTCATCAAGGCAAACCTCGCCGAGCAGTATGGCGAGAACGGAGTCTTTCCGTCTCCGACCGTTCTGCGCGGTCTCTCCCTGACTCTTCCCGGCCGAAAGCTCGAATACCTGCACTCTGTCGCCGACGCAGCGCTCGACGGGCGGCTCAGCGGCGAACACCTGCGAGGCCTCGACGCCGCGCACGCCCTTGAAGAGGTCCAGAAGATCAGGGGTCTCGGCCCCTTCGCAGCTGAACTCATCGTCGTCCGCGGGGCGAATTCACCCGATGTGCTCCCGCAAAACGAAGCTCGCCTGCTCACGATCATGGCGAAACTGTACGGCCCGGACGAGTCACCAGAACGGATCGCCGAAGCCTGGCGACCCTTCAGGAGCTGGGCGGCTGTGCACCTTCGTGCTCTCGGAGCTGGACGTCGGATCGGACGACGTGCTGACGATGAGAGAGATGGCGACGATCACCGTCGACTCGGTCAACAGGAGAGCAGGGCGGATCGTCTTCGTTCCTGA
- a CDS encoding VOC family protein, whose product MTASGPDFISLQVRDLDASAGFYEKYLGLTRQAGPPHAVVFNTKPAAFAVREPLPGVDLDDSPLGTGVGIWLHASKTQEIHDALVADGVTISSAPIDGPFGRTFTFADPDGYLITLHDRA is encoded by the coding sequence ATGACCGCTTCCGGCCCCGATTTCATCTCACTCCAGGTTCGCGACCTTGATGCCTCTGCGGGGTTCTACGAGAAGTATCTCGGCCTCACCCGCCAGGCGGGCCCGCCGCACGCCGTCGTATTCAACACCAAACCAGCTGCCTTCGCCGTTCGTGAGCCGCTCCCCGGTGTCGATCTTGACGACAGCCCCCTGGGCACCGGCGTCGGAATCTGGCTGCACGCCTCGAAGACGCAGGAGATCCACGACGCGCTGGTCGCCGACGGCGTCACGATCTCCTCTGCACCGATCGACGGTCCCTTCGGGCGCACCTTCACCTTCGCCGACCCCGACGGCTATCTGATCACTCTCCACGACCGCGCATGA